From a region of the Micromonospora tarapacensis genome:
- a CDS encoding Fpg/Nei family DNA glycosylase encodes MPEGHTIHRLAARHAESFGGDKVLAASPQGRFAEGAARISGTVLENTEAYGKHLLHHYAGELTLHVHLGLYGKVTDGDGGPPEPVGQIRLRLSSDRHWLDLRGPTACELLTPPEVAALRARLGPDPLHADADPERAYARISRSSTPLAALLLDQSVVAGTGLIFVTEALFRAGVSPTLPGRALPRSGWETIWADLVELMTLAVATGRIDTVRPAHLPGAMGRPARVDRHGGEVYVYRRPGQPCHVCRTLVSRGTITARNLYWCPTCQR; translated from the coding sequence GTGCCAGAGGGACACACCATTCATCGGCTGGCGGCGCGGCACGCCGAGTCGTTCGGCGGGGACAAGGTGCTCGCGGCAAGCCCGCAGGGTCGCTTCGCCGAGGGCGCGGCCCGCATCTCCGGCACCGTGCTGGAGAACACCGAGGCGTACGGCAAGCACCTGCTGCACCACTATGCCGGTGAGCTGACCCTGCACGTGCACCTCGGCCTCTACGGGAAGGTCACGGACGGTGACGGCGGGCCGCCGGAGCCGGTGGGGCAGATCCGGCTGCGGCTGAGCAGCGACCGGCACTGGCTCGACCTGCGGGGGCCGACCGCCTGCGAACTGCTCACCCCGCCCGAGGTGGCGGCGCTGCGGGCGCGCCTCGGCCCCGACCCGCTGCATGCGGACGCCGACCCGGAGCGGGCGTACGCCCGGATCTCCCGCAGCTCGACGCCGCTGGCCGCGCTGCTGTTGGACCAGTCGGTGGTGGCCGGCACCGGTCTGATCTTCGTGACCGAGGCGCTGTTCCGCGCCGGGGTGTCGCCGACCCTGCCCGGCCGGGCGCTGCCCCGCAGCGGCTGGGAGACGATCTGGGCCGACCTGGTGGAGTTGATGACGCTCGCCGTGGCCACCGGCCGGATCGACACCGTCCGCCCCGCGCACCTGCCCGGGGCGATGGGCCGCCCGGCCCGCGTCGACCGGCACGGCGGCGAGGTGTACGTCTACCGCCGCCCCGGCCAGCCCTGCCACGTCTGTCGCACCCTCGTCAGCCGGGGCACCATCACTGCCCGCAACCTCTACTGGTGCCCCACCTGCCAGCGGTAG
- a CDS encoding aminoglycoside phosphotransferase family protein translates to MTGALRIPDELTWLRGMAGGSRWLAELPERLTTCAERWSLRVGPPFGYAFASLVVPADLPDGTPAVLKLQFPDAESEHEATALRHWDGDGTVRLLDHDPDLRALLVERCHPGTPLRTLPLDEALDVLVGLLPRLWVPAGQPFTSLAEAAAGWATRLPVRWERAGQPCERRLVDLALDQLAGLTGSQGEQVLVNQDLHAANVLRADREPWLVIDPKPLVGEREFSVVPMVRGTELGHSRAAVHRRLDRLSAELGLDRGRVRGWTIGQTMAWAIAGDKIFDDHLDVVRWLQETGDS, encoded by the coding sequence GTGACCGGCGCGCTGCGGATCCCCGACGAGTTGACCTGGTTGCGCGGCATGGCGGGCGGCTCGCGGTGGTTGGCCGAGCTGCCGGAGCGGCTGACGACATGCGCCGAACGCTGGTCGCTTCGGGTCGGTCCACCCTTCGGGTACGCCTTCGCCTCGCTGGTGGTGCCGGCCGACCTGCCGGACGGCACCCCGGCGGTGCTGAAGCTACAGTTCCCCGACGCGGAGAGCGAGCACGAGGCGACCGCACTGCGGCACTGGGACGGCGACGGTACCGTTCGGCTGCTCGACCACGATCCCGACCTACGGGCACTGCTGGTGGAACGCTGCCATCCCGGCACCCCGCTGCGCACGCTACCGCTGGACGAGGCCCTCGACGTGCTGGTGGGGCTGCTCCCCCGGCTCTGGGTGCCGGCCGGTCAGCCGTTCACGTCGCTGGCCGAGGCGGCGGCCGGCTGGGCGACCCGGCTGCCGGTCAGGTGGGAGCGTGCCGGGCAGCCGTGCGAGCGGCGGCTGGTCGACCTGGCGCTCGACCAACTCGCCGGACTGACCGGCAGCCAGGGCGAGCAGGTGCTGGTCAACCAGGACCTGCACGCCGCCAACGTGTTGCGCGCGGACCGCGAACCGTGGCTGGTGATCGACCCGAAGCCGTTGGTCGGCGAGCGGGAGTTCTCGGTGGTGCCCATGGTGCGCGGCACCGAGCTGGGGCATTCGAGGGCGGCGGTCCACCGCCGGCTGGACCGGCTCAGCGCCGAGCTGGGGCTGGACCGCGGCCGGGTACGCGGCTGGACGATCGGCCAGACGATGGCCTGGGCCATCGCCGGTGACAAGATCTTCGACGACCACCTCGACGTGGTGCGCTGGCTCCAGGAGACAGGAGACAGCTGA
- a CDS encoding M1 family metallopeptidase yields the protein MRIRTGVATATLLTLLGGCTAGSSTPGATASAPAPAPTGLAGEYAAFAAGRSEPVIDPLYPERGSDAIDVLHYGLDLDWSPTRRTLTGTAKLIVRPTRDATSISLDFKPYELTAVTLDGRPVQSSVVEEKLVVPAPVRADVPVTLVVDYRGKPSTTPWPTTTRGDAHPLGLTVDAQGGLWTMQEPFGAFTWYPVNDHPSDKALYDIAVTAPKGWTGIASGTPQGQRGNVFRYRSTVPVASYLTTLAVGRFDKAEDTGPRGIPITYWYRADEASFLPTLKNTRKHLAWLEKRFGPYPFESAGVVVVESPSAMETQQMVTMGNRFGQLGGKSFDGTLFHEWAHHWFGDAVTPRDWSGFWLSEGWALYVQRLYEADVYGNQETAAERVAQSRKYDGVYRKQFGPPGRPNVAEFGNTCMYTCVANMLRNLHQAIGDERFFALGRGWVQDNLHTQQDRASFTAYVNRNTGHDFTPLIDAWLDSPTTPPEIGPLAP from the coding sequence TTGCGCATCCGAACAGGCGTCGCCACGGCGACGCTGCTCACCCTCCTCGGCGGCTGCACCGCCGGATCGAGCACTCCCGGCGCCACCGCGTCGGCACCCGCCCCGGCGCCCACCGGCCTCGCCGGTGAGTACGCCGCCTTCGCGGCCGGTCGCTCCGAGCCGGTGATCGACCCCCTCTACCCCGAACGGGGCTCCGACGCGATCGACGTGCTGCACTACGGTCTCGACCTGGACTGGTCGCCGACGCGGCGCACCCTCACCGGCACCGCGAAGCTGATCGTCCGCCCGACCCGGGACGCGACCTCGATCAGCCTGGACTTCAAGCCGTACGAACTCACCGCGGTGACGCTCGACGGCAGGCCCGTCCAGAGTTCGGTCGTCGAGGAGAAGCTCGTGGTGCCGGCGCCGGTACGGGCCGACGTCCCGGTCACGCTGGTCGTGGACTACCGGGGCAAGCCGAGCACGACCCCCTGGCCGACCACCACCCGCGGCGATGCGCACCCCCTCGGCCTGACCGTCGACGCCCAGGGCGGCCTGTGGACCATGCAGGAGCCCTTCGGCGCCTTCACCTGGTATCCGGTCAACGACCACCCGTCGGACAAGGCGCTCTACGACATAGCCGTGACCGCGCCGAAGGGCTGGACCGGGATCGCGTCGGGCACGCCGCAGGGCCAGCGGGGCAACGTCTTCCGCTACCGCAGCACGGTGCCGGTGGCCTCCTACCTCACCACGCTCGCGGTCGGCAGGTTCGACAAGGCCGAGGACACCGGTCCGCGCGGAATCCCGATCACCTACTGGTACCGCGCCGACGAGGCGTCGTTCCTGCCGACGTTGAAGAACACGCGCAAGCACCTGGCGTGGCTGGAGAAGCGCTTCGGGCCGTATCCGTTCGAGTCCGCCGGCGTCGTCGTGGTCGAGTCCCCCTCGGCGATGGAGACCCAGCAGATGGTCACCATGGGTAACCGCTTCGGGCAGTTGGGTGGCAAGTCCTTCGACGGCACGCTGTTCCACGAATGGGCCCACCACTGGTTCGGCGACGCCGTGACGCCCCGCGACTGGAGCGGCTTCTGGCTCAGCGAGGGCTGGGCACTCTACGTGCAACGGCTCTACGAGGCCGACGTGTACGGCAACCAGGAGACCGCCGCCGAACGCGTCGCGCAGAGCCGGAAGTACGACGGCGTGTACCGCAAGCAGTTCGGGCCGCCCGGCAGGCCCAACGTCGCAGAGTTCGGCAACACCTGCATGTACACCTGCGTCGCCAACATGCTGCGCAACCTCCACCAGGCCATCGGCGACGAGCGCTTTTTCGCGCTGGGCCGCGGCTGGGTGCAGGACAACCTGCACACCCAGCAGGACCGCGCCTCGTTCACGGCGTACGTCAACCGCAACACCGGCCACGACTTCACACCGCTGATCGATGCGTGGCTCGACTCGCCGACCACGCCGCCGGAGATCGGCCCGCTCGCCCCCTGA
- a CDS encoding FAD-dependent oxidoreductase yields MAQRLIVVGGDAAGMAAAAQARRRRDRDDLEIIAFERGHFTSYSACGIPYWISGLVADREQLVARSPATHRDDFGIDVRTRHEVVAIDLVRREVVARDLDGGGEVRERFDTLMYAAGAVPAKPGWARTDAAGVFGVQTLDDGSALRAWLDADPQPRRAVVVGGGYIGVEMAEALVRRGLSVTLVERDEQPMSTVDPDMARLVTDAMRGLGVDIRTGVGVTGLSGRDGRIAEVATDDGPIPADVVVLGLGVRPNTALAEAAGLPLGPTGGIRVDRRMRVPGVAGVWAAGDCVETLHRVSGMPVHVPLGTHANKQGRVAGINIGGGYATFAGVIGTAVTKVCDLEVGRTGLRERDARAAGFEFVTVIAESTNRAGYYPGARPMTVKLIAERPGGRLLGAQIVGWSEAAKRIDTLAVALWNKMTVDDMTALDLGYAPPYAPVWDPVLIAARKAVDALATR; encoded by the coding sequence GTGGCGCAACGGTTGATCGTCGTCGGTGGAGATGCCGCGGGCATGGCGGCCGCCGCCCAGGCGCGGCGTCGCCGGGACCGGGACGACCTGGAGATCATCGCGTTCGAGCGGGGGCACTTCACCTCGTACTCCGCCTGCGGGATCCCGTACTGGATCAGTGGCCTGGTCGCCGACCGGGAGCAGCTGGTGGCCCGGTCACCGGCGACCCACCGGGACGACTTCGGCATCGACGTGCGCACCCGGCACGAGGTGGTCGCCATCGACCTGGTCCGCCGCGAGGTCGTCGCCCGGGACCTGGACGGCGGCGGCGAGGTCCGCGAGCGGTTCGACACCCTGATGTACGCCGCCGGCGCCGTACCGGCGAAGCCGGGCTGGGCCCGAACCGACGCCGCCGGAGTCTTCGGGGTGCAGACCCTCGACGACGGCTCGGCACTGCGCGCGTGGCTGGACGCCGACCCACAGCCCCGGCGCGCCGTCGTCGTCGGCGGTGGCTACATCGGCGTGGAGATGGCCGAGGCGCTGGTCCGGCGCGGGCTGTCGGTCACCCTGGTCGAGCGCGACGAGCAGCCGATGTCGACCGTCGACCCGGACATGGCCCGGTTGGTCACCGACGCGATGCGCGGGCTGGGCGTCGACATCCGCACCGGTGTGGGGGTCACCGGCCTGTCCGGGCGCGACGGACGGATCGCCGAGGTGGCCACCGACGACGGCCCGATCCCGGCCGACGTGGTGGTCCTCGGCCTCGGCGTACGCCCCAACACCGCCCTCGCCGAGGCGGCCGGCCTGCCGCTCGGCCCGACCGGCGGAATCCGGGTGGACCGCCGGATGCGGGTGCCCGGGGTGGCCGGGGTGTGGGCCGCCGGGGACTGCGTGGAGACCCTGCACCGGGTCAGCGGGATGCCGGTGCACGTTCCGCTCGGCACCCACGCCAACAAGCAGGGCCGGGTCGCCGGGATCAACATCGGCGGCGGATACGCCACCTTCGCGGGCGTGATCGGCACCGCCGTGACCAAGGTCTGCGACCTGGAGGTGGGGCGTACCGGGTTGCGCGAACGCGACGCCCGGGCCGCCGGATTCGAGTTCGTCACGGTCATCGCCGAGTCGACCAACCGCGCCGGCTACTATCCCGGCGCCCGCCCGATGACGGTGAAGCTGATCGCCGAGCGCCCCGGCGGACGGCTGCTGGGTGCCCAGATCGTCGGCTGGTCCGAGGCCGCGAAGCGGATCGACACCCTGGCCGTGGCGCTGTGGAACAAGATGACGGTGGACGACATGACCGCCCTCGACCTCGGTTACGCCCCGCCGTACGCCCCGGTCTGGGATCCGGTGCTGATCGCCGCCCGCAAGGCGGTGGACGCCCTGGCCACGCGCTGA
- a CDS encoding carbohydrate-binding protein: protein MTPAPAASAARPARRRLPLALALLTAATTALAGLTATADAAVPPPPSGWSLVWSDDFTGSAGSLPSSGNWIIDTGTSYPGGPPNWGTGEIQTYTNSTANVSHDGAGNLRITPLRDGAGNWTSARIETVRSNFKAPAGGVLAIEGRLQMPNVTGGAAAGYWPAFWALGSPYRGNYQNWPGIGEFDVMENVNGLNSVWGVLHCGVAPGGPCDEFNGIGASRACPGSTCQSAFHTYRFEWDASISPQQLRWYVDGQLYHTVGQTRVGEPYWSQMTDHAGYFLLLNVAMGGAFPNGVAGSATPTAATVPGRPMLVDYVAVYSRGGGGTPPPTSPPGGVRDAYATIQAESFNAQNGVIVEACSEGGQNIGALRNGDWVRFDNVEFGSGGPRDFVARVASGAAGGVSGLVEVRLDSPTSAPIGSFAIANTGGWQSWRSVPGNVSGVTGRRTVYLTFSSGQPNDFVNVNWFHFRR, encoded by the coding sequence ATGACACCTGCCCCGGCGGCATCCGCCGCCCGACCTGCGCGACGCCGGCTGCCGCTGGCGTTGGCCCTGCTCACCGCCGCCACCACCGCCCTGGCCGGGCTCACCGCCACCGCCGACGCCGCCGTGCCGCCGCCCCCGTCGGGGTGGAGCCTGGTGTGGAGCGACGACTTCACCGGATCCGCCGGCAGCCTCCCGTCGTCCGGCAACTGGATCATCGACACCGGCACCAGCTACCCGGGTGGCCCGCCCAACTGGGGCACCGGTGAGATCCAGACGTACACCAACAGCACCGCCAACGTCAGCCACGACGGCGCCGGCAACCTGCGGATAACCCCGTTGCGCGACGGTGCCGGCAACTGGACCTCGGCGCGCATCGAGACCGTGCGCAGCAACTTCAAGGCCCCGGCCGGGGGAGTGCTGGCCATCGAGGGCCGCCTCCAGATGCCCAACGTCACCGGCGGCGCCGCCGCCGGGTACTGGCCGGCGTTCTGGGCGCTCGGCTCGCCCTACCGGGGCAACTACCAGAACTGGCCGGGCATCGGCGAGTTCGACGTGATGGAGAACGTCAACGGGCTCAACTCGGTCTGGGGCGTGCTGCACTGCGGTGTCGCCCCCGGCGGCCCGTGCGACGAGTTCAACGGCATCGGCGCCTCCCGGGCCTGCCCCGGCAGCACCTGCCAGTCGGCGTTCCACACCTACCGCTTCGAGTGGGATGCCTCGATCAGCCCGCAGCAACTGCGCTGGTACGTGGACGGGCAGCTGTACCACACGGTGGGTCAGACCCGGGTCGGTGAGCCGTACTGGTCGCAGATGACCGATCACGCCGGCTACTTCCTGCTGCTGAACGTGGCGATGGGCGGGGCCTTCCCGAACGGGGTGGCCGGCAGCGCGACGCCGACCGCGGCCACCGTGCCCGGCCGGCCGATGCTCGTCGACTATGTGGCGGTCTACAGCCGGGGTGGGGGCGGCACCCCGCCGCCCACGTCGCCGCCCGGTGGTGTGCGGGACGCGTACGCGACCATCCAGGCCGAGTCCTTCAACGCACAGAACGGCGTGATCGTCGAGGCGTGCTCCGAGGGCGGGCAGAACATCGGGGCGCTGCGCAACGGCGACTGGGTCCGCTTCGACAACGTGGAGTTCGGTTCCGGCGGGCCGCGCGACTTCGTGGCCCGGGTCGCCTCCGGCGCGGCGGGCGGCGTGAGCGGCCTGGTGGAGGTGCGGTTGGACAGCCCGACCAGCGCACCGATCGGCAGCTTCGCCATCGCCAACACCGGCGGCTGGCAGAGTTGGCGCTCGGTGCCGGGCAACGTCTCCGGCGTGACCGGCCGGCGCACCGTCTATCTGACCTTCTCCAGCGGCCAGCCCAACGACTTCGTCAACGTCAACTGGTTCCACTTCCGCCGCTGA
- a CDS encoding DedA family protein produces the protein MTLAQDVDPGQVGGLTGWAAGVIEASGAVGVALLVALESIVPPIPSEIVLALAGYLAGEGRFNVVVVTVAATVGSVLGALVLYWLGAVVGEDRLKRWLDRLPLVDLDDLEKADRWFERYGRWAVFFGRMAPVVRSLVSVPAGANRMPLVEFVTLTTLGSGIWNGLFIGLGYALGSRWDRIDRYNSWFDYAILTVLALMLASWSIKKLRHPAPPPPVPRP, from the coding sequence ATGACACTCGCCCAGGACGTCGATCCCGGCCAGGTCGGTGGGCTGACCGGCTGGGCGGCCGGGGTGATCGAGGCGAGCGGTGCGGTGGGGGTGGCGCTGCTGGTCGCCCTGGAGAGCATCGTCCCGCCGATCCCCAGCGAGATCGTCCTGGCATTGGCCGGGTACCTGGCCGGCGAGGGCCGGTTCAACGTGGTCGTGGTGACCGTCGCGGCCACCGTCGGCTCGGTGCTCGGCGCACTGGTTCTCTACTGGCTCGGTGCGGTCGTCGGCGAGGATCGGCTCAAACGGTGGCTCGACCGGTTGCCCCTGGTCGACCTCGACGACCTGGAGAAGGCCGACCGGTGGTTCGAGCGGTACGGCCGCTGGGCGGTGTTCTTCGGCCGGATGGCCCCGGTGGTACGCAGCCTGGTGTCGGTGCCGGCGGGGGCGAACCGGATGCCGCTTGTCGAGTTCGTCACGCTCACCACGCTGGGCAGCGGCATCTGGAACGGGCTCTTCATCGGCCTCGGCTATGCGCTCGGCTCGCGATGGGACCGGATCGACCGCTACAACTCCTGGTTCGACTACGCCATCCTCACCGTCCTCGCCCTCATGCTCGCCTCCTGGTCCATCAAGAAACTCCGCCACCCCGCTCCCCCGCCACCCGTCCCCCGCCCCTGA